Proteins encoded by one window of Lacerta agilis isolate rLacAgi1 chromosome 11, rLacAgi1.pri, whole genome shotgun sequence:
- the KIF27 gene encoding kinesin-like protein KIF27 isoform X1 — translation MEEIPVKVAVRIRPLLSKEVLHNHQVCVRLIPNTQQIIIGKDRVFTFDFVFGKHSTQDEVYTTCIKPLVASLIEGYNATVFAYGQTGSGKTYTIGGGHVASVAEEERGIIPRAIEEIFQIISENHNIDFTVKVSYIEVYKEELRDLLELETSMKYLQIREDEKGNTVIVGAKDCQVENVDEVMSLLETGNAARHTGTTQMNEHSSRSHAVFTISICQQQQPGQIQKDTDSAQESPQSSSQLIASKFHFVDLAGSERVTKTGNTGERFKESIQINSGLLALGNVISALGDPKRKSAHIPYRDAKITRILKDSLGGNAKTVMITCISPSSSDFDESLNSIKYANRAKNIRNKPIVNYNPDWDLIDEMEFAIKILRETVQNQQISGQVPGSQGSQDSFRDRNKIRSLEEQLAQLQVESFNYRNCMEEAYVFLAELKNIASLSKSQQERLQDWICVAQELRREASSVIPQVNCGSGGNQEGPHHITILQLKRELKKYQQALATDAEVFSERELEIKVLQDQIQKLIKENQEYMELLKEAQETNRLQNDKMVEQQLIIDQLNDKLEKMTKASASSGGCGDGPAGVISSKRPYSVPLTKRLVQSFNATVGLDSRKVHTSPPTYSLNRVMAGFRTRSQIALDHVEEQDEVLHCCFSDHSDEDERNPRNRKRTLFRRSLNRTWTRKQAPPGSTHEPKEMQHNSISQNENILQMETDTGADIECIQKSQILNMQKLKNSELKLIAAKQKMSELALNIRMKEELIKELVKTGNDAQSVSKQYSLKVTQLEHEAEQAKMDLAETQKQLQELENKELRDIAEKARLQKEFRKKMDTAKLKVQDLQRKQQDTKKLASLSTQNEKRVTELEQNVSHMKNQQAQLQKRLQEESGKKKSLEAEIQQGQLQIKELQKKTEQQEKILKLKDEEIAAFKRKNSSETTQQLQILEEKKKWLDEELEKVLHQRQELKNLEEDLKRREVIISKKEMLTQEKSHLEIKKLRSSQALNKDSLRLSTRLSMLNQELCDKNKQLQSSSTDEQEKIMGEIQVLQKERDQLLNRRNSVDEKLKNGRVLSPEEEHVLFQLEEGIETLEAAIAYKNESIQNHRDSIRASSQILTQSEANVMGKLVSLSATELRAILLKYFNKVVGLRETERRLQLQAEEMGMRVTEKENIVRELESALEHLMLQCDRRLTLQQKEHEQKMQLILLHCKEEDGESIAETFKTYETKVQQLERDLFFYKKTSRELKKKLKELVAESIHYPLTQSNCSSDGILNREEVITLSEEFNRTSTPTGKLKEINSPMGDLGAQQNSYKFEDEAAELGPNTPNSHKEQAGKVHQPAKSHPQVCCPSQARETMTQLQGVTPVKLLRKELRYIPASELSSRRSGLAVGINSVPADSAEMPRKSDYNI, via the exons cATCAGTTGCAGAAGAAGAGAGAGGTATCATTCCACGTGCAATTGAGGAAATATTTCAGATTATTTCAGAAAACCATAATATTGATTTCACTGTGAAGGTTTCTTACATCGAAGTCTACAAAGAGGAACTCAGAGATCTCTTGGAACTAGAAACCTCTATGAAATATCTGCAAATTAGAGAAGACGAAAAGGGCAATACAG taattgtTGGTGCCAAAGACTGCCAGGTTGAAAATGTGGATGAAGTAATGAGCTTGTTAGAAACGGGAAATGCTGCTCGACATACAGGCACAACCCAAATGAATGAGCATTCTAGCCGATCTCATGCGGTTTTTACAATCAGtatttgtcaacaacaacaacctggtcaGATTCAGAAGGACACAGATTCTGCACAAGAGTCACCTCAAAGTTCAAGCCAGCTGATTGCTTCCAAGTTCCACTTTGTTGATCTTGCCGGCTCTGAAAGAGTAACAAAAACTGGGAACACTGGTGAAAGGTTCAAAGAATCAATTCAGATCAATAGTGGCTTATTGGCTCTGGGAAATGTGATAAGTGCGCTTGGAGACCCAAAGAGAAAAAGTGCGCATATTCCATACAGGGATGCAAAAATTACACGTATTCTTAAGGACTCCTTAGGAGGCAATGCCAAGACTGTCATGATAACTTGTATTAGCCCATCATCTTCAGATTTTGATGAATCACTAAATTCCATCAAATATGCCAACAGAGCCAAAAATATTAGAAACAAACCTATTGTCAACTACAACCCAGACTGGGACCTTATTGATGAAATGGAGTTTGCCATCAAGATACTCCGTGAAACTGTGCAAAATCAGCAGATTAGTGGACAGGTCCCTGGCAGTCAAGGGTCACAGGATTCGTTTCGGGACAGAAACAAAATCCGCTCTCTTGAAGAGCAGCTTGCCCAGCTTCAGGTAGAAAGTTTTAACTACCGAAATTGCATGGAAGAAGCCTATGTGTTCCTTGCTGAATTAAAAAATATTGCCAGCCTATCAAAAAGTCAACAGGAAAGATTGCAAGATTGGATATGTGTGGCTCAGGAACTCAGGAGAGAGGCTTCTTCAGTCATTCCCCAGGTAAACTGTGGAAGTGGAGGTAACCAAGAAGGACCACATCATATCACAATTCTTCAGCTGAAGAGAGAGCTGAAGAAGTATCAG CAGGCTCTTGCAACCGATGCAGAAGTGTTTAGTGAGAGAGAGCTTGAGATAAAAGTATTGCAAGATCAAATACAGAAGCTGATAAAGGAGAATCAAGAATATATGGAATTGCTGAAGGAGGCCCAAGAGACAAATAGGCTACAG aatgaTAAAATGGTGGAGCAGCAGCTTATAATTGACCAGCTAAATGACAAGTTAGAGAAAATGACAAAAGCCTCTGCCTCCAGTGGTGGTTGTGGAGATGGACCAGCTGGTGTAATATCTTCAAAAAGACCATACAGTGTTCCTCTAACTAAACGTTTGGTGCAATCCTTTAATGCTACAGTGGGGCTGGATTCTCGAAag GTACACACAAGCCCTCCAACATACTCGCTTAACAGAGTAATGGCTGGATTTCGAACCCGTAGCCAAATAGCATTGGATCATGTGGAAGAACAAGATGAAGTTCTTCATTGCTGCTTTTCTGATCACAGTGATGAAGATGAAAGAAATCCCAGGAACAGAAAGAGAACCCTATTTAG ACGTTCCTTAAATCGTACATGGACACGAAAACAAGCTCCTCCCGGCTCTACACATGAACCAAAAGAGATGCAGCACaattccatttcacaaaatgaaaatattttacagatggaaacTGATACAg GTGCTGATATTGAATGTATTCAGAAAAGTCAAatactgaatatgcagaaattgaAGAACTCAGAACTAAAGCTTATTGCTGCTAAGCAAAAAATGAGTGAACTGGCTCTTAATATTAGAATGAAGGAAGAACTTATTAAAGAGCTGGTGAAAACAG GTAATGATGCCCAATCTGTAAGTAAGCAGTATTCACTGAAAGTAACACAACTTGAGCATGAAGCAGAGCAAGCCAAAATGGATTTAGCTGAAACACAAAAGCAACTGCAGGAGCTAGAGAACAAGGAACTACGAGACATTGCTGAAAAAGCCAGGTTACAAAAAGAATTTAGAAAGAAGATGGATACAGCAAAGCTAAAAGTACAG GACTTGCAAAGAAAACAGCAAGACACTAAGAAACTGGCATCGCTGTCCACCCAGAATGAGAAACGTGTAACTGAACTGGAGCAGAATGTCAGTCACATGAAAAATCAACAAGCCCAGCTTCAGAAAAGATTGCAAGAGGAGagtggaaaaaagaaaagcttggaggcagaaattcagcagggcCAACTGCAGATAAAG GAGCTCCAAAAAAagacagagcagcaggaaaagATTCTAAAACTAAAAGATGAAGAAATTGCTGCATTTAAGAGAAAAAACTCATCTGAAACCACTCAGCAACTGCAG AtattagaagagaagaagaaatggcTGGATGAAGAGCTAGAGAAAGTTTTGCATCAGCGGCAAGAGTTAAAAAATTTGGAGGAAGATTTAAAGAGAAGAGAAGTTATCATTTCCAAGAAAGAAATGCTGACACAAGAGAAGAGCCATTTGGAAATTAAAAAACTGAGATCCAGCCAG GCCCTCAATAAAGACAGTTTAAGATTATCGACTCGTCTGAGTATGCTGAATCAGGAGTTGTGTGACAAAAATAAGCAGCTTCAGAGCAGCAGCACTGATGAGCAAGAAAAGATTATGGGAGAGATCCAGGTTCTACAAAAGGAAAGGGATCAGCTGTTGAACAGAAGGAATAGCGTGGATGAGAAACTGAAGAATGGCCGAGTGTTGTCACCAGAA GAGGAACATGTTTTATTTCAGCTTGAAGAAGGGATTGAAACCTTAGAAGCTGCCATTGCTTACAAGAATGAAAGTATCCAGAACCATCGGGACTCCATCAGAGCCTCCTCTCAAATTCTCACACAGAGTGAGGCCAATGTGATGGGAAAGTTGGTTTCCTTGTCTGCTACAGAGCTGAGAGCAattcttttaaagtattttaataaG GTTGTTGGTCTCCGTGAGACTGAACGCAGATTGCAACTCCAGGCAGAAGAAATGGGAATGAGGGTAACAGAAAAAGAGAACATAGTAAGAGAACTTGAATCAGCACTTGAGCATCTCATGCTTCAGTGTGACAGGCGCCTGACCCTCCAACAGAAAGAACATGAGCAAAAGATGCAATTAATATTGCTTCATTGCAAAG AAGAAGATGGGGAGAGTATTGCAGAAACTTTTAAGACGTATGAAACGAAAGTCCAACAACTGGAAAGAGACTTGTTCTTCTATAAGAAAACTAGCCGTGAATTaaagaagaaattaaaggaaCTGGTTGCAGAATCAATACACTATCCTCTGACACAAA gTAATTGTTCCAGTGATGGGATACTGAATCGAGAAGAAGTAATTACCTTGTCAGAAGAATTCAATCGGACATCCACACCAACAGGAAAATTAAAAGAGATAAACTCCCCAATGGGTGATTTAGGAGCACAACAGAATTCATACAAATTTGAAGACGAAGCTGCAGAACTGGGACCCAACACACCCAACAGCCACAAAGAGCAAGCAGGAAAAGTACACCAGCCTGCAAAATCTCATCCACAAGTGTGTTGTCCTTCTCAGGCAAGAGAGACTATGACACAGCTTCAAGGAGTAACCCCAGTAAAACTTCTTCGCAAAGAATTGCGCTATATCCCTGCTTCTGAGCTTTCATCAAGGCGTTCTGGCCTTGCAGTTGGTATAAATTCTGTTCCTGCTGATTCTGCTGAAATGCCTAGAAAATCTGACTATAATATATAA
- the KIF27 gene encoding kinesin-like protein KIF27 isoform X3: MEEIPVKVAVRIRPLLSKEVLHNHQVCVRLIPNTQQIIIGKDRVFTFDFVFGKHSTQDEVYTTCIKPLVASLIEGYNATVFAYGQTGSGKTYTIGGGHVASVAEEERGIIPRAIEEIFQIISENHNIDFTVKVSYIEVYKEELRDLLELETSMKYLQIREDEKGNTVIVGAKDCQVENVDEVMSLLETGNAARHTGTTQMNEHSSRSHAVFTISICQQQQPGQIQKDTDSAQESPQSSSQLIASKFHFVDLAGSERVTKTGNTGERFKESIQINSGLLALGNVISALGDPKRKSAHIPYRDAKITRILKDSLGGNAKTVMITCISPSSSDFDESLNSIKYANRAKNIRNKPIVNYNPDWDLIDEMEFAIKILRETVQNQQISGQVPGSQGSQDSFRDRNKIRSLEEQLAQLQVESFNYRNCMEEAYVFLAELKNIASLSKSQQERLQDWICVAQELRREASSVIPQVNCGSGGNQEGPHHITILQLKRELKKYQQALATDAEVFSERELEIKVLQDQIQKLIKENQEYMELLKEAQETNRLQNDKMVEQQLIIDQLNDKLEKMTKASASSGGCGDGPAGVISSKRPYSVPLTKRLVQSFNATVGLDSRKVHTSPPTYSLNRVMAGFRTRSQIALDHVEEQDEVLHCCFSDHSDEDERNPRNRKRTLFRRSLNRTWTRKQAPPGSTHEPKEMQHNSISQNENILQMETDTGADIECIQKSQILNMQKLKNSELKLIAAKQKMSELALNIRMKEELIKELVKTGNDAQSVSKQYSLKVTQLEHEAEQAKMDLAETQKQLQELENKELRDIAEKARLQKEFRKKMDTAKLKVQDLQRKQQDTKKLASLSTQNEKRVTELEQNVSHMKNQQAQLQKRLQEESGKKKSLEAEIQQGQLQIKELQKKTEQQEKILKLKDEEIAAFKRKNSSETTQQLQILEEKKKWLDEELEKVLHQRQELKNLEEDLKRREVIISKKEMLTQEKSHLEIKKLRSSQALNKDSLRLSTRLSMLNQELCDKNKQLQSSSTDEQEKIMGEIQVLQKERDQLLNRRNSVDEKLKNGRVLSPEEEHVLFQLEEGIETLEAAIAYKNESIQNHRDSIRASSQILTQSEANVMGKLVSLSATELRAILLKYFNKVVGLRETERRLQLQAEEMGMRVTEKENIVRELESALEHLMLQCDRRLTLQQKEHEQKMQLILLHCKEDGESIAETFKTYETKVQQLERDLFFYKKTSRELKKKLKELVAESIHYPLTQSNCSSDGILNREEVITLSEEFNRTSTPTGKLKEINSPMGDLGAQQNSYKFEDEAAELGPNTPNSHKEQAGKVHQPAKSHPQVCCPSQARETMTQLQGVTPVKLLRKELRYIPASELSSRRSGLAVGINSVPADSAEMPRKSDYNI; the protein is encoded by the exons cATCAGTTGCAGAAGAAGAGAGAGGTATCATTCCACGTGCAATTGAGGAAATATTTCAGATTATTTCAGAAAACCATAATATTGATTTCACTGTGAAGGTTTCTTACATCGAAGTCTACAAAGAGGAACTCAGAGATCTCTTGGAACTAGAAACCTCTATGAAATATCTGCAAATTAGAGAAGACGAAAAGGGCAATACAG taattgtTGGTGCCAAAGACTGCCAGGTTGAAAATGTGGATGAAGTAATGAGCTTGTTAGAAACGGGAAATGCTGCTCGACATACAGGCACAACCCAAATGAATGAGCATTCTAGCCGATCTCATGCGGTTTTTACAATCAGtatttgtcaacaacaacaacctggtcaGATTCAGAAGGACACAGATTCTGCACAAGAGTCACCTCAAAGTTCAAGCCAGCTGATTGCTTCCAAGTTCCACTTTGTTGATCTTGCCGGCTCTGAAAGAGTAACAAAAACTGGGAACACTGGTGAAAGGTTCAAAGAATCAATTCAGATCAATAGTGGCTTATTGGCTCTGGGAAATGTGATAAGTGCGCTTGGAGACCCAAAGAGAAAAAGTGCGCATATTCCATACAGGGATGCAAAAATTACACGTATTCTTAAGGACTCCTTAGGAGGCAATGCCAAGACTGTCATGATAACTTGTATTAGCCCATCATCTTCAGATTTTGATGAATCACTAAATTCCATCAAATATGCCAACAGAGCCAAAAATATTAGAAACAAACCTATTGTCAACTACAACCCAGACTGGGACCTTATTGATGAAATGGAGTTTGCCATCAAGATACTCCGTGAAACTGTGCAAAATCAGCAGATTAGTGGACAGGTCCCTGGCAGTCAAGGGTCACAGGATTCGTTTCGGGACAGAAACAAAATCCGCTCTCTTGAAGAGCAGCTTGCCCAGCTTCAGGTAGAAAGTTTTAACTACCGAAATTGCATGGAAGAAGCCTATGTGTTCCTTGCTGAATTAAAAAATATTGCCAGCCTATCAAAAAGTCAACAGGAAAGATTGCAAGATTGGATATGTGTGGCTCAGGAACTCAGGAGAGAGGCTTCTTCAGTCATTCCCCAGGTAAACTGTGGAAGTGGAGGTAACCAAGAAGGACCACATCATATCACAATTCTTCAGCTGAAGAGAGAGCTGAAGAAGTATCAG CAGGCTCTTGCAACCGATGCAGAAGTGTTTAGTGAGAGAGAGCTTGAGATAAAAGTATTGCAAGATCAAATACAGAAGCTGATAAAGGAGAATCAAGAATATATGGAATTGCTGAAGGAGGCCCAAGAGACAAATAGGCTACAG aatgaTAAAATGGTGGAGCAGCAGCTTATAATTGACCAGCTAAATGACAAGTTAGAGAAAATGACAAAAGCCTCTGCCTCCAGTGGTGGTTGTGGAGATGGACCAGCTGGTGTAATATCTTCAAAAAGACCATACAGTGTTCCTCTAACTAAACGTTTGGTGCAATCCTTTAATGCTACAGTGGGGCTGGATTCTCGAAag GTACACACAAGCCCTCCAACATACTCGCTTAACAGAGTAATGGCTGGATTTCGAACCCGTAGCCAAATAGCATTGGATCATGTGGAAGAACAAGATGAAGTTCTTCATTGCTGCTTTTCTGATCACAGTGATGAAGATGAAAGAAATCCCAGGAACAGAAAGAGAACCCTATTTAG ACGTTCCTTAAATCGTACATGGACACGAAAACAAGCTCCTCCCGGCTCTACACATGAACCAAAAGAGATGCAGCACaattccatttcacaaaatgaaaatattttacagatggaaacTGATACAg GTGCTGATATTGAATGTATTCAGAAAAGTCAAatactgaatatgcagaaattgaAGAACTCAGAACTAAAGCTTATTGCTGCTAAGCAAAAAATGAGTGAACTGGCTCTTAATATTAGAATGAAGGAAGAACTTATTAAAGAGCTGGTGAAAACAG GTAATGATGCCCAATCTGTAAGTAAGCAGTATTCACTGAAAGTAACACAACTTGAGCATGAAGCAGAGCAAGCCAAAATGGATTTAGCTGAAACACAAAAGCAACTGCAGGAGCTAGAGAACAAGGAACTACGAGACATTGCTGAAAAAGCCAGGTTACAAAAAGAATTTAGAAAGAAGATGGATACAGCAAAGCTAAAAGTACAG GACTTGCAAAGAAAACAGCAAGACACTAAGAAACTGGCATCGCTGTCCACCCAGAATGAGAAACGTGTAACTGAACTGGAGCAGAATGTCAGTCACATGAAAAATCAACAAGCCCAGCTTCAGAAAAGATTGCAAGAGGAGagtggaaaaaagaaaagcttggaggcagaaattcagcagggcCAACTGCAGATAAAG GAGCTCCAAAAAAagacagagcagcaggaaaagATTCTAAAACTAAAAGATGAAGAAATTGCTGCATTTAAGAGAAAAAACTCATCTGAAACCACTCAGCAACTGCAG AtattagaagagaagaagaaatggcTGGATGAAGAGCTAGAGAAAGTTTTGCATCAGCGGCAAGAGTTAAAAAATTTGGAGGAAGATTTAAAGAGAAGAGAAGTTATCATTTCCAAGAAAGAAATGCTGACACAAGAGAAGAGCCATTTGGAAATTAAAAAACTGAGATCCAGCCAG GCCCTCAATAAAGACAGTTTAAGATTATCGACTCGTCTGAGTATGCTGAATCAGGAGTTGTGTGACAAAAATAAGCAGCTTCAGAGCAGCAGCACTGATGAGCAAGAAAAGATTATGGGAGAGATCCAGGTTCTACAAAAGGAAAGGGATCAGCTGTTGAACAGAAGGAATAGCGTGGATGAGAAACTGAAGAATGGCCGAGTGTTGTCACCAGAA GAGGAACATGTTTTATTTCAGCTTGAAGAAGGGATTGAAACCTTAGAAGCTGCCATTGCTTACAAGAATGAAAGTATCCAGAACCATCGGGACTCCATCAGAGCCTCCTCTCAAATTCTCACACAGAGTGAGGCCAATGTGATGGGAAAGTTGGTTTCCTTGTCTGCTACAGAGCTGAGAGCAattcttttaaagtattttaataaG GTTGTTGGTCTCCGTGAGACTGAACGCAGATTGCAACTCCAGGCAGAAGAAATGGGAATGAGGGTAACAGAAAAAGAGAACATAGTAAGAGAACTTGAATCAGCACTTGAGCATCTCATGCTTCAGTGTGACAGGCGCCTGACCCTCCAACAGAAAGAACATGAGCAAAAGATGCAATTAATATTGCTTCATTGCAAAG AAGATGGGGAGAGTATTGCAGAAACTTTTAAGACGTATGAAACGAAAGTCCAACAACTGGAAAGAGACTTGTTCTTCTATAAGAAAACTAGCCGTGAATTaaagaagaaattaaaggaaCTGGTTGCAGAATCAATACACTATCCTCTGACACAAA gTAATTGTTCCAGTGATGGGATACTGAATCGAGAAGAAGTAATTACCTTGTCAGAAGAATTCAATCGGACATCCACACCAACAGGAAAATTAAAAGAGATAAACTCCCCAATGGGTGATTTAGGAGCACAACAGAATTCATACAAATTTGAAGACGAAGCTGCAGAACTGGGACCCAACACACCCAACAGCCACAAAGAGCAAGCAGGAAAAGTACACCAGCCTGCAAAATCTCATCCACAAGTGTGTTGTCCTTCTCAGGCAAGAGAGACTATGACACAGCTTCAAGGAGTAACCCCAGTAAAACTTCTTCGCAAAGAATTGCGCTATATCCCTGCTTCTGAGCTTTCATCAAGGCGTTCTGGCCTTGCAGTTGGTATAAATTCTGTTCCTGCTGATTCTGCTGAAATGCCTAGAAAATCTGACTATAATATATAA